A genomic segment from Halanaerobiaceae bacterium ANBcell28 encodes:
- a CDS encoding C45 family peptidase produces MRKKEKVILLSVTIVFAVLLIIGFLFHNEIRSLSTLTMIDNHPMYQMTYYGDYGFDDFLKIGANSDSDIENFVTQRLLKGLPINLGVTGDGCTAFVAKNEKGEIIFGRNFDFDFAPSLQVFTAANNGFKSVSTVNLSYAGYSEDNLPDGLSANSFLTLSSPFLPFDGMNEKGLAIALLAVPEIQYTPDANKVTLNTTTAIRLVLDQAANVDEAVELLRSYNIYFSGDIYCHYLIADAQGNSVIVEYWDGELQTIKPSGEYQIASNFIVYNDLNIGDGYCEFERYNIVDEKMRVNNGILTEEEAIKLLTEVGVYFDGEDRLQWSVLYNLTTLEGKIFAGRNTDNVIEFQFD; encoded by the coding sequence TTGAGGAAAAAAGAAAAAGTAATCTTATTATCTGTAACGATTGTATTTGCTGTTCTACTTATTATAGGTTTCTTATTTCATAATGAAATAAGAAGTCTGTCCACTTTAACGATGATTGACAATCATCCAATGTATCAAATGACCTATTATGGTGACTATGGTTTTGATGATTTTTTAAAAATAGGAGCTAATAGTGATAGTGATATTGAGAATTTTGTAACCCAACGCTTACTAAAAGGTTTACCTATAAATCTAGGGGTAACTGGTGATGGATGTACAGCTTTTGTAGCTAAAAACGAAAAAGGTGAAATTATTTTTGGTCGGAATTTTGACTTTGATTTTGCTCCATCACTTCAAGTATTTACAGCAGCAAATAATGGCTTTAAATCTGTATCAACAGTAAATTTAAGCTATGCTGGTTATTCAGAAGATAATTTGCCTGATGGTCTATCAGCAAATAGTTTCTTAACGCTTTCATCACCATTTCTTCCTTTTGATGGAATGAATGAAAAAGGTCTTGCCATAGCTTTACTGGCTGTTCCAGAGATACAATATACACCTGATGCAAATAAAGTTACACTGAACACAACTACAGCCATAAGATTGGTTCTTGATCAAGCAGCTAATGTGGATGAAGCCGTTGAACTGTTAAGAAGCTATAATATTTACTTTTCAGGGGATATATATTGTCATTATTTGATAGCAGATGCACAAGGTAATTCTGTGATAGTAGAATATTGGGATGGAGAACTTCAGACAATTAAACCTTCGGGAGAATATCAGATTGCTTCAAATTTTATAGTTTATAATGATTTGAATATTGGTGATGGATATTGTGAATTTGAACGGTATAATATTGTAGATGAAAAAATGAGGGTCAACAATGGAATATTAACAGAAGAAGAGGCGATTAAATTACTAACAGAAGTGGGTGTATATTTTGATGGTGAAGATAGACTTCAATGGTCAGTTCTATACAATCTTACAACACTTGAAGGCAAGATTTTTGCTGGGCGAAATACAGATAATGTTATAGAATTTCAATTTGATTAA
- a CDS encoding aminoglycoside phosphotransferase family protein, with protein MVFKCYSDIYGNVVLKLGNISSKEIITEYNTLFEYAGRKFCKVYAADIENRVILEEYIRPGNPLNEENSLEKRLSVFTSLYKDLHIKSAKEERYPTYLQWVKRITQYMSKREDYKDLYLYMKKAEEICLNLSSLYPRRMLLHGDFHHENILLANDGEYRIIDPKGVIGDPVFDIPRFILNEFDNVQSLQTYKKIQKVIRILGEILDIPEPILKQCFFVETAMGACWCVEDDEYEDHLKDVIFAEEIMNGGSFSNL; from the coding sequence ATGGTTTTTAAGTGCTATTCTGATATATATGGTAATGTAGTTCTTAAATTAGGCAATATATCTTCAAAAGAAATAATTACAGAATATAATACCTTGTTTGAATATGCTGGCAGAAAATTTTGCAAGGTATATGCAGCTGATATTGAAAACAGGGTTATATTAGAAGAATATATTAGACCAGGGAATCCTTTGAACGAAGAGAATTCTCTTGAGAAAAGACTTTCTGTATTTACTTCTCTGTATAAGGATCTACATATAAAGTCAGCCAAAGAAGAAAGATATCCTACTTATCTTCAATGGGTTAAGAGAATAACTCAATATATGAGTAAGCGCGAAGATTATAAAGACCTGTATTTATATATGAAAAAGGCTGAAGAGATATGTTTAAATCTTAGTAGTTTATACCCCAGGAGAATGCTTCTTCATGGTGACTTTCATCATGAAAATATTCTGCTTGCTAATGATGGTGAGTATCGAATTATTGACCCTAAAGGGGTTATTGGTGATCCTGTATTTGATATTCCAAGATTTATTTTAAATGAGTTTGATAATGTTCAGTCTTTGCAAACATATAAGAAAATACAGAAAGTTATAAGAATATTAGGAGAAATACTAGATATACCAGAGCCTATATTGAAGCAATGTTTCTTTGTAGAAACTGCAATGGGAGCATGCTGGTGTGTGGAAGATGATGAATACGAGGATCATTTAAAAGACGTTATTTTTGCTGAGGAGATTATGAATGGAGGTTCTTTTTCAAATTTATAG